In the Candidatus Baltobacteraceae bacterium genome, one interval contains:
- the argF gene encoding ornithine carbamoyltransferase, protein MISTVPVNRLLGRSLLRITDLNQAELVMLLNLASQIKGMPHREQHSLLPGRTLVMLFEKPSLRTRISFEVGMSQLGGTSIFAQGNEFGVGKRETPEDAARSLSRYANAIVIRMYDHPMLERLANASTVPVVNALSQAAHPCQALADVFTIRERFGTLEGLRLAYIGDGRNNVAQSLAEAAAMAGVSITFGCPPTHRPSDAFLSKLAELGKAYNVTARAFTSPVRAVKEVDVVYTDVWTSMGDEQFAERNAAALLGYQVDSKLMKAAASHSIFMHCLPAHRGEEVTDEVMDGIQSVVFDQAENRMHAQKALLLALLTDLKGFEL, encoded by the coding sequence GTGATTTCCACCGTTCCCGTCAACCGCCTCCTCGGGCGCAGTCTGCTCCGCATCACCGACCTCAATCAGGCCGAGCTGGTGATGCTTTTGAATTTGGCGTCGCAGATCAAGGGGATGCCTCACCGCGAGCAACACTCGCTCTTGCCGGGACGCACGCTCGTGATGCTTTTCGAGAAGCCGAGCCTGCGTACGCGGATCTCATTCGAAGTAGGAATGAGCCAGCTGGGCGGCACGTCGATCTTCGCACAAGGCAACGAATTCGGCGTCGGAAAGCGCGAGACGCCCGAAGACGCGGCGCGCTCGCTCTCGCGTTATGCGAATGCGATCGTGATCCGCATGTACGATCACCCGATGCTGGAGCGTCTGGCAAACGCGTCAACTGTCCCCGTAGTCAATGCGCTGTCGCAAGCTGCGCATCCGTGCCAAGCTCTTGCGGATGTGTTCACGATTCGCGAGCGGTTCGGAACGCTCGAAGGCTTGCGCCTCGCATATATCGGCGACGGACGGAACAACGTCGCGCAATCGTTGGCGGAGGCAGCCGCGATGGCCGGGGTCTCCATTACGTTCGGCTGCCCGCCAACACATCGTCCCTCAGACGCTTTTCTTTCGAAGCTCGCAGAGCTCGGGAAAGCATACAATGTCACCGCGCGAGCGTTCACGAGCCCGGTGCGCGCTGTTAAAGAAGTCGACGTGGTCTATACCGACGTGTGGACGTCGATGGGCGACGAGCAATTCGCGGAACGAAACGCCGCTGCACTCCTCGGATATCAAGTCGATTCGAAGCTGATGAAAGCCGCCGCCTCGCACTCGATCTTTATGCATTGTCTCCCGGCGCATCGCGGTGAAGAGGTGACCGACGAGGTGATGGACGGGATTCAAAGCGTCGTCTTCGACCAAGCCGAGAACCGCATGCATGCTCAAAAGGCGTTGCTGCTCGCGCTACTTACAGACCTGAAGGGCTTTGAATTATGA
- a CDS encoding DUF1698 domain-containing protein yields MRFRRPSARDMASQWQLHGLPDDLSGKSFIDVGCWEGNICAEATKRNAASVLGIDYCTSPDLERNQKTFGFGFIQLDVFSEKLLELPEFDVVHCAGVLYHVENPLSLLFRLRKLCRSGGSLYLETTLYHAPTNDPVMVFHPDNSLDDNPSNWWSANEACLFEMLRAAGFADTTVTFKTPPPPAAPTVGRIGVTAWSASSPDDISLKLLPRRPSYMPNASGRGNRAGIRR; encoded by the coding sequence TTGCGCTTTCGGCGACCAAGCGCGCGCGACATGGCATCGCAATGGCAGCTTCATGGGCTTCCCGATGATCTTTCGGGAAAATCGTTCATCGACGTCGGGTGCTGGGAAGGCAACATCTGCGCAGAAGCTACGAAACGTAACGCCGCATCCGTACTTGGAATCGACTACTGCACGTCGCCGGATCTCGAACGCAATCAGAAAACATTCGGATTTGGATTTATTCAGCTCGACGTGTTTTCCGAGAAGCTCTTGGAGCTGCCGGAATTTGACGTCGTGCATTGCGCGGGTGTGCTTTACCACGTCGAAAATCCGCTTTCGCTGTTGTTTCGCTTGCGCAAACTGTGCCGCTCCGGCGGCTCGCTCTACCTCGAGACGACACTGTATCATGCGCCGACGAACGATCCGGTGATGGTCTTCCATCCGGATAACTCGCTCGACGACAATCCGTCGAATTGGTGGTCGGCGAACGAGGCATGCCTGTTCGAAATGCTGCGGGCGGCGGGATTCGCCGACACAACGGTGACATTCAAAACCCCACCGCCCCCCGCGGCGCCGACGGTCGGCCGCATCGGAGTTACCGCATGGTCCGCGAGTAGCCCGGACGACATCTCCCTCAAGCTGCTCCCCCGCCGGCCTTCCTATATGCCGAACGCCTCCGGACGCGGAAACCGGGCCGGAATCCGCCGCTAG
- the argB gene encoding acetylglutamate kinase, with protein MLLLVKYGGNAMQGLEADPVLADLASLVGEGHRVVLVHGGGPAIDAALKERGIVEKRIAGLRMTGRASLDVVEYVLCATVNKALVRALCGLGLAAVGISGEDGPTLIARQSPPQGGESLGFVGEVEEVRPALIDALLEHRFVPVVAPLGVARDGSTAYNINGDTAAGALAGALRADAFVAVTDVPKILRHIEDPNSAIDVLTAGEAKEWRTVGSLAGGMIPKVDSALDALRHGAKRAIVAGAGPEAIRRALAGAGTELKL; from the coding sequence ATGCTGCTTCTCGTTAAATATGGCGGAAACGCGATGCAAGGCCTCGAGGCCGATCCGGTCCTCGCGGATCTGGCCTCGCTAGTCGGAGAAGGCCATCGCGTCGTGCTCGTTCACGGCGGTGGACCCGCGATCGACGCGGCTCTCAAGGAACGCGGGATTGTCGAGAAGCGAATCGCCGGGCTTCGTATGACGGGGCGGGCCTCGCTCGACGTCGTCGAGTACGTGCTGTGCGCGACGGTCAACAAGGCGCTCGTGCGCGCGTTGTGCGGACTGGGTCTCGCGGCGGTTGGAATCAGCGGCGAGGATGGTCCAACCTTGATTGCACGTCAGTCGCCGCCGCAGGGCGGCGAGTCTCTCGGATTCGTTGGTGAAGTTGAAGAAGTTCGGCCGGCCCTTATCGACGCGCTGCTCGAGCATCGTTTCGTTCCGGTTGTCGCGCCGCTCGGTGTCGCGCGCGACGGAAGCACCGCCTACAACATCAACGGCGACACGGCTGCCGGTGCGCTGGCGGGCGCGCTGCGAGCAGATGCTTTTGTCGCAGTTACGGATGTTCCGAAGATTCTTCGGCATATTGAGGATCCCAATTCGGCGATTGACGTGCTGACCGCCGGGGAAGCAAAAGAGTGGCGAACAGTGGGCTCACTCGCCGGCGGCATGATCCCCAAAGTCGATTCGGCGCTCGATGCTCTCCGGCACGGTGCCAAGCGCGCGATCGTCGCGGGTGCCGGCCCGGAGGCAATTCGGAGAGCGCTGGCTGGAGCGGGGACCGAGCTCAAGCTCTAG